A portion of the Acidobacteriaceae bacterium genome contains these proteins:
- a CDS encoding DUF1972 domain-containing protein — translation MEVQILGTRGVPAAHGGFETFAEVLALHLTKLGHRVTVYCQSDVTSSAKEDFWQGIRRIHLHGGEGPLGTMRFDLAAVRESLRSQGVPLILGYNTAIFSVLYLLKRRKTIMNMDGIEWKREKWSRVERLWLMFNEFLGARLSTHLIADHPEIARHLERHTSKAKISVIAYGADELPPIDVPTEEERIILATFGVEVGRYMIVIARPEPENSILEIVEAFCRRSRPGKLIVLGRLSPQSNAYHSRIMDMANSDVIMPGAIFDKTVVKTLRRFSMAYIHGHKVGGTNPSLVEALAAGNPVIARSTPFNAWVAGPGAEYFQSTTHLDDIISKLFADPECLANMRAASRARFQVDFKQEKILGAYTQLLEAYATD, via the coding sequence ATGGAAGTTCAAATTCTCGGTACGAGAGGTGTGCCGGCTGCTCACGGCGGTTTCGAAACCTTCGCGGAGGTGCTCGCTCTTCATCTGACGAAACTAGGACATAGGGTCACCGTGTATTGCCAGTCCGACGTTACGAGTTCCGCCAAGGAAGATTTTTGGCAAGGCATCCGAAGAATTCACCTCCACGGCGGCGAGGGTCCCCTTGGTACGATGAGATTCGACCTTGCGGCAGTTCGCGAATCCCTCAGATCGCAGGGTGTGCCTTTGATCTTGGGATACAACACAGCGATCTTCAGCGTTCTCTACCTGCTCAAGCGTCGCAAGACAATTATGAATATGGACGGCATTGAGTGGAAGCGCGAGAAATGGAGCCGAGTCGAGAGGCTTTGGCTCATGTTCAATGAATTCCTAGGAGCGCGGCTTTCCACCCATCTCATTGCCGATCACCCCGAGATCGCCCGACATCTCGAGCGGCATACATCCAAAGCCAAAATTTCGGTCATCGCTTATGGAGCTGACGAACTACCACCAATCGATGTTCCGACCGAGGAAGAGCGAATTATTCTAGCGACATTTGGAGTCGAGGTGGGGCGATACATGATTGTTATTGCGCGACCTGAACCCGAAAACTCCATTTTGGAAATCGTCGAGGCTTTCTGCAGAAGATCTCGTCCCGGCAAGCTCATCGTGCTAGGGCGGCTTTCTCCCCAATCGAACGCCTATCACTCACGTATCATGGACATGGCAAATTCCGACGTAATCATGCCTGGAGCAATCTTCGACAAAACAGTTGTGAAGACTCTACGTAGGTTCTCTATGGCTTATATCCACGGGCACAAGGTCGGCGGTACGAACCCCTCGCTCGTCGAGGCACTCGCCGCAGGAAATCCAGTCATCGCTCGATCAACCCCCTTCAACGCCTGGGTGGCTGGTCCGGGAGCAGAATACTTCCAGTCCACAACGCACCTTGACGACATTATTTCAAAGCTCTTCGCGGACCCTGAATGTCTTGCGAATATGCGTGCAGCAAGCCGCGCTCGATTCCAGGTTGACTTCAAGCAGGAGAAGATCCTTGGGGCTTATACCCAGCTTCTGGAGGCCTATGCAACTGACTAA
- a CDS encoding glycosyltransferase family 2 protein, whose amino-acid sequence MQLTKENTMQSFVPGRVSVITATFNAETLLARCINSVSTQDYPDVEHVIIDGGSSDRTLDVIEQYKDYIGYFTSEKDKGIYDAWNKGVKAATGEWIAFLGSDDEYYPGAISSYMRLAAGHPGTEYMSSQVRWVPAPPEKVKIIGAPWDWPGFQREMRVAHVGSMHHRSLFHRLGLYDLTYRITGDYELLLRAGDTLRTAFLPQVTAEMQAGGTSDSFEALVEAKKAKVLSGGRSRAWASFEYMIKHSKLQYRRGLVAAHRYWATR is encoded by the coding sequence ATGCAACTGACTAAAGAGAACACGATGCAGAGCTTTGTGCCAGGGCGTGTTTCCGTTATCACGGCAACATTCAATGCCGAAACACTGCTGGCGAGATGTATCAACAGCGTCTCTACGCAAGACTACCCCGATGTCGAACACGTGATCATCGACGGTGGATCTAGTGACCGCACCCTCGACGTTATTGAGCAATATAAGGACTACATCGGCTACTTTACAAGCGAGAAAGACAAGGGCATTTATGATGCTTGGAATAAAGGAGTGAAGGCTGCGACAGGAGAATGGATTGCTTTTCTCGGCTCTGACGATGAGTATTATCCAGGAGCAATCTCTTCCTACATGCGCCTCGCAGCCGGTCACCCCGGTACGGAGTACATGAGTTCTCAGGTCCGTTGGGTTCCGGCCCCACCTGAGAAAGTGAAAATCATCGGAGCCCCTTGGGATTGGCCAGGTTTCCAGCGTGAAATGCGTGTGGCCCATGTAGGAAGCATGCATCACCGCTCTCTGTTCCATCGGCTAGGACTATACGACTTGACGTACCGCATCACAGGAGATTACGAACTCTTGTTGCGCGCGGGGGATACTTTACGAACGGCCTTCCTTCCTCAAGTCACCGCTGAAATGCAAGCAGGTGGAACCAGCGATTCGTTCGAAGCGTTGGTCGAAGCGAAGAAAGCAAAGGTTCTTTCTGGAGGGCGATCGAGAGCGTGGGCTTCGTTCGAATATATGATCAAGCATTCGAAGCTCCAATACCGTCGAGGACTCGTAGCAG